One region of Primulina tabacum isolate GXHZ01 chromosome 1, ASM2559414v2, whole genome shotgun sequence genomic DNA includes:
- the LOC142546970 gene encoding large ribosomal subunit protein uL30z-like has translation MAAEEAAPMALNYIPEVILKKRKNNEEWAIRRKLQLQERVKRLKSEKFAIKKPEQFIREFRDKELDLIQMKCRGRRLRRWATATFDSELLFIIRIGGKNDMHPQTRKLLYSLRLRKIFSGVFVQGNERIMEILQKVEPYVTYGYPNLKSVKDLIYKKGVVKVGKQRIPLTDNNIVEQELGQNNIICIEDIVSEIANVGTHFKAVTNFLRPFVLNNPDKALSGRKKRFKDGGDSGNRGDLINELLGKMN, from the exons ATGGCAGCTGAAGAGGCTGCGCCGATGGCTCTGAATTACATTCCGGAAGTGATATTGAAGAAGAGGAAGAACAATGAGGAGTGGGCCATTAGAAGGAAGCTTCAGTTACAAGAGAGGGTTAAGCGGCTTAAGTCGGAGAAGTTTGCTATCAAAAAGCCCGAGCAATTCATCCGTGAATTTCGTGATAAA GAGTTGGACCTCATCCAAATGAAGTGTAGGGGAAGAAGGCTAAGGAGATGGGCAACAGCTACATTTGATTCCGAGCTCTTATTCATCATACGCATTGGGGG GAAAAATGACATGCATCCACAAACTCGTAAGCTTCTGTATTCTTTGAGATTAAGGAAAATCTTCAGCGGGGTGTTTGTGCAGGGAAATGAAAGAATAATGGAAATCTTACAGAAGGTGGAGCCTTATGTGACCTATGG TTATCCAAATCTGAAGAGTGTGAAGGACTTGATATACAAAAAGGGTGTTGTAAAAGTTGGCAAGCAGAGGATTCCTTTAACGGACAATAACATAGTTGAACAG GAATTGGGTCAGAATAACATCATATGCATTGAGGATATTGTGTCTGAAATTGCTAACGTCGGCACACATTTTAAGGCAGTCACTAATTTTCTTCGTCCCTTTGTGTTGAACAACCCGGATAAAGCATTGAGCGGTAGGAAAAAACGATTTAAGGATGGAGGAGACTCTGGAAATCGCGGGGACCTTATAAACGAGTTACTTGGAAAGATGAATTAG